A genomic stretch from Novosphingobium resinovorum includes:
- a CDS encoding polyketide cyclase, with product MATHEARLIGITIDCPFEAAYAFAHVPENFPEWAAGMSSSLHRDGDEWRADTPAGEARVRFTPPNDFGVLDHWVMLPGKPVIHIPLRLIENGTGTQAVFTLYRQPDMCDDDFIRDAAMVCQDLENLKALLERSQPDRDAP from the coding sequence ATGGCAACCCACGAAGCCCGCCTGATCGGTATTACGATCGACTGCCCATTTGAGGCGGCCTATGCCTTCGCTCACGTGCCGGAAAATTTCCCCGAATGGGCTGCGGGCATGTCGTCGTCGCTCCACCGGGACGGCGATGAATGGCGGGCTGACACGCCCGCCGGTGAAGCGAGGGTCCGGTTCACCCCGCCCAACGATTTCGGCGTTCTCGATCACTGGGTCATGCTGCCCGGCAAGCCGGTCATACATATCCCGCTGCGGCTGATCGAGAACGGGACAGGGACGCAGGCGGTCTTCACCCTCTATCGCCAACCGGACATGTGCGACGATGATTTTATTCGTGATGCCGCCATGGTCTGCCAGGATCTCGAGAACCTCAAGGCACTTCTGGAACGTAGTCAGCCGGACAGGGATGCTCCATGA
- a CDS encoding formate/nitrite transporter family protein: MTNEPRSEETEQPDKALDASEARGVEERKAGSSKIVHEVVRLQGEEELARPTLALTLSGIAAGLAIALSLLCELFLRSHLPDTDWAPLIYFLGYPIGYVIVVMGRLQLFTESTVTAVLPIATSPSLGNFGRLARLWACVLVGNLIGVTLVSALMAGEIIVTHEQRMVALDILGKLELQHWTRTLTLGIPAGFIMAAVAWVLPNARGSEFWVVFVLTYVIALGGFAHVVTGSSQASFLWLSGRINFGEAWLEFTLPALIGNIVGGTGLFAVLAHGQMRSDLGADDPHPNRTTQVDRMDQHKRGPVP; this comes from the coding sequence ATGACGAACGAGCCACGTAGCGAAGAAACGGAGCAGCCGGACAAGGCACTCGATGCGTCCGAGGCCCGGGGTGTCGAGGAGCGCAAGGCCGGCTCCTCCAAGATCGTTCACGAGGTCGTGCGTTTGCAGGGAGAAGAGGAGCTCGCACGGCCCACCCTCGCCCTGACCCTGTCGGGTATCGCCGCAGGCCTTGCGATCGCTCTCTCCCTGCTGTGCGAGCTGTTCCTGCGCAGCCACCTGCCCGATACCGACTGGGCGCCGCTGATCTATTTCCTCGGCTATCCGATCGGCTATGTGATCGTGGTGATGGGCCGGCTGCAGCTCTTCACCGAAAGTACGGTGACGGCGGTGCTGCCGATCGCGACATCGCCTTCGCTGGGCAATTTCGGCCGCCTTGCCAGGCTCTGGGCCTGCGTGCTCGTGGGCAATCTGATCGGCGTCACGCTGGTGAGCGCGCTCATGGCCGGCGAAATCATCGTCACGCATGAGCAGCGAATGGTGGCCCTCGACATTCTGGGCAAGCTCGAACTCCAGCACTGGACCCGCACGCTGACGCTGGGGATACCTGCCGGCTTCATCATGGCGGCGGTCGCCTGGGTGCTGCCCAATGCCCGGGGCAGCGAATTCTGGGTCGTATTCGTGCTGACCTACGTGATCGCGCTCGGCGGCTTTGCACATGTCGTGACCGGATCGTCGCAGGCGAGCTTCCTGTGGCTCAGCGGCCGCATCAATTTCGGTGAAGCCTGGCTCGAATTCACCCTGCCGGCGCTGATCGGCAATATCGTCGGCGGCACCGGCCTGTTCGCGGTGCTGGCACATGGCCAGATGCGCAGCGATCTTGGCGCGGACGATCCGCATCCGAACCGAACCACCCAAGTTGACCGCATGGATCAGCACAAGAGAGGACCTGTCCCATGA
- the gstA gene encoding glutathione transferase GstA → MKLYYAPGACSLADHIAMAEAGLPYTLEKVDLEEKRTETGSDYTTINPKGYVPALALGDGTILTENIAILSYLADQSEKIAASPDNRWKLLETIAFISTEVHKGFKPFFMPDSTDEAKKAAGDNLARRFAYLETQLAERDYIVSDSFTSADCYLFVMLMWAQKKARLPLPDALTRYFDRLTQRPSIRQALSEEGLD, encoded by the coding sequence ATGAAGCTCTACTATGCGCCGGGCGCTTGCAGCCTTGCCGACCATATCGCCATGGCCGAAGCCGGCTTGCCGTACACGCTGGAAAAGGTCGACCTGGAGGAAAAGCGCACCGAGACCGGCAGCGACTACACCACCATAAATCCCAAGGGCTACGTTCCCGCGCTTGCCCTCGGCGATGGCACCATCCTCACTGAAAACATCGCCATTCTCAGCTATCTTGCGGACCAATCCGAGAAGATCGCGGCGTCACCGGATAACCGCTGGAAATTGCTGGAGACGATCGCCTTCATCTCGACCGAAGTGCACAAGGGCTTCAAGCCGTTCTTCATGCCCGACAGCACCGATGAAGCGAAGAAGGCAGCAGGAGACAATCTGGCCAGGCGCTTCGCCTACCTCGAGACGCAGCTGGCTGAACGCGACTACATCGTCAGCGACAGCTTCACGTCGGCAGACTGCTACCTCTTCGTCATGCTGATGTGGGCGCAGAAAAAGGCCAGGCTGCCTCTGCCGGATGCCCTCACCCGCTATTTTGACCGCCTGACCCAGCGCCCGTCGATACGCCAAGCTCTGTCAGAGGAGGGTCTGGACTAG
- a CDS encoding dihydrolipoamide dehydrogenase — MAGDADHSRPVLHEAQAEGTLAGRNAACFPEMITGRRMVPFSIMFTDPPLANIGELDGKDSVIASASYEDQGRAKVEGVSRGLPRLHAGSANGKLIGAVLATPAAEHMAHLLVMAIDRGLTASDILPLPFYHPTFEEGLKPALREICSRTGGPVGMERDDGFLAGA, encoded by the coding sequence ATGGCCGGCGATGCAGACCATTCGCGTCCCGTGCTGCACGAGGCGCAGGCGGAAGGGACGCTCGCGGGGCGCAATGCCGCCTGTTTCCCGGAAATGATAACCGGCCGGCGCATGGTCCCTTTCTCGATCATGTTCACCGATCCTCCCTTGGCGAACATCGGCGAGCTTGATGGAAAGGACAGCGTGATCGCAAGCGCGTCCTACGAGGATCAGGGGCGGGCAAAGGTCGAAGGTGTGAGCCGGGGACTGCCACGCCTCCATGCCGGTTCGGCGAACGGGAAACTGATCGGTGCCGTGCTGGCGACGCCGGCGGCCGAGCACATGGCGCATCTCCTCGTCATGGCGATCGACCGGGGCCTGACGGCGAGCGATATACTGCCCCTTCCGTTCTATCACCCCACATTCGAGGAAGGTCTCAAGCCCGCGCTGCGCGAGATCTGTTCGCGGACCGGCGGGCCCGTCGGCATGGAGCGCGACGACGGGTTTCTCGCAGGGGCCTGA
- a CDS encoding murein L,D-transpeptidase catalytic domain family protein, with product MMLAGAAVAVASCSRSSSPLRSTSPLAAPVLPKSAGPASVPAMVRNDGPRAAFSTVDPTLLRKALASLDRHGERIRQRDRIAIVDFSAPSSDARMHFLDVEDGKAIRLLVAHGSGSDPHHTGYLERFSNAFGSNASSEGAYLTDDYYVGKHGRSQRLIGLDATNNNALERAVVVHSAWYANDDMIKAHGKLGRSQGCFAVGENKLDDVFSFLGKGRMIFAARS from the coding sequence ATGATGCTTGCCGGTGCCGCAGTTGCGGTCGCTTCATGCTCGCGCTCCTCTTCGCCCCTGCGATCGACGTCGCCGCTTGCCGCTCCGGTACTTCCGAAGTCCGCAGGCCCTGCCAGCGTTCCGGCAATGGTGCGCAATGACGGACCGCGCGCAGCGTTCTCGACCGTCGACCCAACGCTTCTGCGCAAGGCTCTTGCGTCCCTTGATCGGCATGGCGAGCGGATCAGGCAGCGCGACCGGATCGCGATCGTGGACTTTTCCGCGCCGTCGTCGGACGCGCGAATGCATTTTCTCGACGTGGAAGACGGCAAGGCCATTCGCCTGCTCGTCGCGCATGGATCGGGTTCCGATCCGCATCACACCGGATACCTTGAACGCTTCTCCAACGCGTTCGGATCGAACGCATCAAGCGAAGGGGCATATCTGACCGATGACTACTACGTCGGCAAACATGGCCGTTCGCAGCGGCTGATCGGGCTCGACGCCACCAACAACAATGCGCTTGAACGCGCCGTCGTCGTGCACAGCGCGTGGTACGCAAATGACGACATGATCAAGGCGCATGGCAAGCTCGGCCGCAGTCAGGGTTGCTTCGCGGTGGGGGAGAACAAGCTCGATGACGTCTTCTCGTTCCTCGGCAAGGGGCGGATGATCTTCGCGGCAAGAAGCTGA
- a CDS encoding L,D-transpeptidase family protein has protein sequence MRNRLIVSPLLAVTVALTACGSGSGTPDAPAPAVSITEVHWNDAAVRDLRAAIDSRATHGLDHMNFSLDGRPGNAEGDRALTESALRYASALARGASDPKKLYDIYSVPRPDPNLLPGLAKALKGGDLKDWLDGLAPRDDGYQRLSKAYLSLRGSRDALAPAIAQDSEPLKPGDSDRRVPQIARQLAASDYLDGKDAQGDRYSPAMMKAVQRMQADYGIKPDGVIGKDALEILNLSDADKARAIAVAMERMRWLQRDPPKTRIDVNVAAGRLTYWRDGKMVDTRKVVVGKPENQTPQLGSPIYRLVANPTWTVPRSIQSKEIAGKGSAYLRRNNMAWKDGWVVQQPGPRNSLGLVKFDMKNEHQIYLHDTPAKQLFQEVQRQRSHGCVRVEDAMGFAEMLARDEGVLDEWHRARATGKETFVPLPREIPVRLLYDTVLFGEDGEPVIRSDPYGRNESVATALGFAAGTSHPLHANGGDVGP, from the coding sequence GTGCGCAATCGGTTGATCGTTTCCCCGTTGCTTGCCGTGACTGTTGCACTCACAGCGTGCGGGTCCGGCTCCGGGACGCCCGACGCGCCTGCGCCGGCCGTGAGCATCACTGAAGTTCATTGGAACGACGCGGCGGTGCGCGACCTGCGCGCTGCGATTGACAGCCGGGCAACGCATGGCCTCGATCACATGAATTTCTCGCTCGATGGCCGCCCCGGCAATGCAGAAGGCGATCGCGCGCTGACGGAAAGTGCGTTGCGCTACGCATCGGCGCTGGCGCGCGGTGCCAGCGACCCTAAGAAGCTTTATGATATCTATTCCGTGCCGAGACCTGATCCGAACCTCCTGCCCGGCCTTGCCAAAGCTTTGAAGGGCGGTGACCTCAAGGACTGGCTGGACGGTCTCGCACCCCGGGATGACGGCTACCAGCGCCTTTCGAAAGCCTACCTCTCCCTTCGTGGCAGCAGGGATGCCCTCGCCCCGGCCATCGCACAGGACAGCGAGCCGCTGAAGCCCGGCGACAGCGATCGGCGCGTGCCGCAAATCGCCCGCCAGCTCGCGGCCTCCGACTATCTTGATGGCAAAGATGCGCAAGGTGACCGCTATTCCCCGGCCATGATGAAGGCCGTGCAGCGCATGCAGGCGGACTACGGCATCAAGCCCGACGGCGTCATCGGCAAGGATGCGCTGGAAATCCTCAACCTCTCCGATGCGGACAAGGCACGTGCGATTGCGGTCGCGATGGAGCGCATGCGCTGGCTGCAGCGCGATCCGCCCAAGACCCGCATCGACGTCAATGTCGCTGCGGGGCGCCTGACCTATTGGCGCGACGGCAAGATGGTCGATACGCGCAAGGTCGTCGTCGGGAAGCCGGAGAACCAGACCCCGCAGCTGGGTTCGCCGATCTATCGTCTCGTCGCCAATCCGACCTGGACTGTCCCGCGCTCGATCCAGAGCAAGGAGATCGCCGGCAAGGGCAGCGCCTATCTGCGCCGCAACAACATGGCGTGGAAGGACGGCTGGGTGGTACAGCAGCCCGGCCCCAGGAACTCGCTGGGCCTCGTCAAGTTCGACATGAAGAACGAGCATCAGATCTACCTGCACGACACTCCCGCCAAGCAGCTGTTCCAGGAAGTGCAGCGCCAGCGCAGCCACGGCTGCGTGCGCGTGGAGGATGCCATGGGCTTTGCGGAAATGCTGGCGAGGGACGAAGGTGTGCTCGACGAGTGGCACCGTGCCCGCGCCACCGGCAAGGAAACCTTCGTGCCGCTGCCACGCGAAATTCCAGTTCGTCTTCTCTATGACACAGTCCTTTTCGGCGAAGATGGTGAGCCGGTCATCCGCTCCGACCCCTATGGTCGCAACGAGAGCGTGGCGACCGCACTGGGCTTCGCGGCAGGAACCAGTCACCCGTTGCACGCCAATGGCGGCGACGTCGGGCCGTAA
- a CDS encoding DUF2231 domain-containing protein, producing MKEFDLPSANPSAAPIALHPLHAILLAFPVSMFPGALLADITYLNSSEMQWSNFASWLIAGALVFTGLALAWALIGMLARRAGRGWLCAILALLFVVGLVNAFQHSHDGWSSVGTTGLALSVISTVLALAAGWIGYTVSREVRA from the coding sequence TTGAAGGAATTCGACCTGCCCTCAGCCAATCCCAGCGCAGCGCCGATCGCGCTGCACCCGCTTCATGCGATCCTGCTCGCTTTTCCGGTGTCGATGTTCCCGGGCGCTCTGCTGGCGGACATCACCTATCTCAACAGCTCGGAAATGCAGTGGTCGAACTTTGCATCCTGGCTGATCGCCGGAGCGCTGGTGTTTACCGGCCTTGCCCTGGCCTGGGCGTTGATCGGCATGCTTGCGCGCCGGGCGGGAAGAGGTTGGCTCTGTGCGATCCTGGCGCTGCTATTCGTCGTCGGCCTCGTCAATGCGTTCCAGCATAGCCATGACGGGTGGAGTTCGGTCGGCACGACCGGTCTTGCCCTCTCCGTCATTTCCACGGTGCTGGCGCTGGCAGCGGGATGGATTGGCTACACCGTTTCCCGCGAGGTGCGAGCATGA
- a CDS encoding PQQ-dependent sugar dehydrogenase encodes MNRVVLSALSLAAPLALAACDKAQDLDQTGPRPALPEQNQTLLPPMKIASPAGWNGAMPNVPKGFAISPIATGLKVPRQTLVLPNGDILVSEGLGGGAPKLRPKDVIAGYIKSLGKSGTKGGDRITLLRDRDGDGKYELQTVLIDKLNAPYGMALVGSDLYIADQDALLRFSYRGGETRIDAPGEVVTKLPANPNHHWTKSLTASADGSRLYVGIGSNSNIGERGMAVEEDRAVVWEIDRESGAHRTYASGIRNPTALAINPATQALWAVANERDELGADLVPDYLTSVKPGAFYGWPYSYYGGHVDPRVHPQKPDMVRKAIAPDYALGSHVAALGLTFLTGGGFGGNYADGAFVGEHGSWNRRQLAGYKVVWIPFTNGRPSGKPRDFVTGFIGPEGKARGRPVGVTYDPERRALLIADDLSNTVWRVTPAR; translated from the coding sequence ATGAACCGCGTTGTCCTTTCCGCCCTGAGCCTCGCCGCGCCGCTCGCCCTTGCCGCTTGCGACAAAGCGCAAGATCTCGATCAGACCGGCCCGCGGCCGGCGCTCCCCGAGCAGAACCAGACCCTTCTTCCGCCGATGAAGATCGCCAGCCCCGCAGGCTGGAACGGCGCGATGCCCAACGTGCCCAAGGGCTTTGCCATTTCGCCCATCGCCACCGGCCTCAAGGTTCCCCGCCAGACGCTCGTCCTTCCCAACGGCGACATTCTGGTTTCCGAAGGACTTGGCGGCGGCGCGCCCAAACTGCGCCCCAAGGACGTCATCGCAGGCTATATCAAGAGCCTCGGGAAGAGCGGCACGAAGGGCGGCGACCGTATCACCTTGCTGCGCGACCGCGATGGCGACGGAAAGTATGAACTCCAGACCGTTCTCATCGACAAGCTGAACGCGCCTTATGGCATGGCGCTTGTGGGATCTGACCTCTACATCGCAGATCAGGACGCCCTGCTGCGCTTTTCCTATCGCGGCGGAGAAACGCGCATCGATGCGCCCGGCGAAGTGGTGACGAAGCTCCCCGCCAATCCCAACCATCACTGGACCAAGTCCCTGACGGCGAGCGCCGACGGCTCGCGGCTCTACGTCGGTATCGGCTCGAACAGCAACATTGGCGAGCGCGGCATGGCTGTGGAGGAAGATCGCGCGGTCGTCTGGGAAATCGACCGCGAAAGCGGGGCGCATCGCACGTACGCCTCGGGCATCCGCAATCCGACGGCTCTGGCGATCAATCCGGCAACGCAGGCCCTCTGGGCCGTCGCCAACGAGCGCGACGAGCTGGGCGCGGACCTCGTGCCGGACTATCTGACCTCGGTGAAGCCGGGGGCATTCTATGGCTGGCCTTACAGCTACTACGGCGGTCACGTCGATCCGCGCGTCCACCCCCAGAAGCCTGACATGGTCCGCAAGGCGATTGCCCCTGACTATGCCCTGGGTTCACACGTAGCAGCGCTTGGCCTTACGTTCCTTACCGGCGGCGGCTTTGGCGGAAACTATGCCGATGGCGCCTTCGTGGGCGAGCATGGCAGCTGGAACCGCCGCCAGTTGGCAGGCTACAAGGTTGTATGGATCCCCTTCACCAATGGCCGGCCCTCGGGCAAGCCCCGCGACTTCGTGACAGGGTTCATCGGGCCCGAGGGGAAGGCGCGTGGACGCCCGGTCGGCGTCACGTACGATCCCGAGCGCCGGGCGCTGCTGATCGCCGACGACCTTTCGAACACCGTATGGCGAGTGACCCCTGCACGCTAA
- a CDS encoding response regulator: MSEHAAQTLSLPADLAARLASLTRDGGFSDEAALIESVLGQLSARTEATAGWPYGGGECGRRIRELDWSANPLGPIGSWSLELRATVANIVNSPVAKVLMWGPEHVMLYNDAYSIVAGPNHPQALGGTVPGIWPEIWDWNREMLAAGMRGELRSYRDQILVLERNGYAEPVTFDLFYTPVYEADGSIGGVMCTCIDNSARIALEADVAASNKRFRTAMEAMHGVLWTNSADGRMLGEQPAWAALTGQCLEEYQDYGWAQAVHPDDREPTIVAWNAAVAAKAMFVHEHRVRRHDGEWRTFAIRGLPVLDEGDTIIEWVGVHSDITHQRAAEETLRELNATLEARVIAEIDERRQAEVKLAQAQKMETVGKLTGGVAHDFNNLLQVISGNLQLLAKDVSGNERAEARLTNALAGVTRGSKLASQLLAFGRRQALEPKVVNVSRFVRGMDDMLRRAIGEGIQLETIVGGGLWNTYIDPVQVENAILNLAINSRDAMDGQGRLTIEVGNAHLDTEYALTHDEVTPGQYVMLAVSDTGTGMSREIIDKVFEPFFSTKGEGKGSGLGLSMVYGFVKQSGGHIKIYSEPGEGTTIKLYLPRSMESEDIEVQVDNGPIVGGTETVLVVEDDEEVRATVVEMLTDLGYRVLKAPDAGAALIVIESGVPIDLLFTDVVMPGTLKSPELARKARERLPCIAVLFTSGYTENSIVHGGKLDAGVELLSKPYTREALARRLRHVIANQRQRAGAEHPGHTEGRPAHDQQVVDGARARGPRTVLLVEDDPLIRFNTGEMLEDAGYVVVEAGSAEDAMSALQTAPIDILVSDINLPGSSGIDLASRARDLRPSIRIVFASGDTSRAGDIDGAIFLAKPYGSGELTQAMEDAIRSPAPSTGSRLS, from the coding sequence ATGTCCGAACACGCTGCTCAAACCCTTTCCCTGCCCGCTGACCTTGCCGCGCGGCTTGCCTCGCTCACGCGTGACGGCGGATTTTCCGATGAAGCCGCACTTATCGAAAGTGTGCTGGGTCAACTCTCTGCGAGGACAGAAGCGACTGCCGGCTGGCCCTACGGAGGAGGCGAATGCGGGCGCCGTATTCGCGAACTTGACTGGTCCGCCAATCCGCTCGGTCCGATTGGGAGTTGGTCACTGGAACTGCGCGCGACCGTTGCCAATATCGTGAACTCTCCTGTCGCCAAGGTGCTGATGTGGGGGCCAGAGCACGTGATGCTTTACAACGATGCCTATTCCATCGTTGCAGGCCCCAATCATCCCCAGGCGCTTGGCGGTACAGTGCCCGGGATCTGGCCTGAGATCTGGGACTGGAACCGTGAGATGTTGGCCGCCGGAATGCGCGGCGAATTACGGTCCTATCGCGATCAGATCCTGGTCCTGGAGCGTAACGGTTACGCTGAGCCCGTGACGTTCGATTTGTTCTACACCCCAGTCTATGAAGCCGATGGCAGTATCGGCGGGGTGATGTGCACCTGCATAGACAATTCTGCGCGGATCGCCCTTGAGGCGGACGTGGCCGCCAGCAACAAGCGTTTCCGCACTGCGATGGAGGCCATGCACGGTGTCCTGTGGACCAACAGCGCCGACGGCCGAATGCTGGGCGAACAACCTGCATGGGCTGCCCTGACCGGCCAGTGCCTTGAGGAGTATCAGGACTACGGCTGGGCGCAGGCTGTCCACCCAGATGATCGCGAACCGACGATCGTGGCATGGAACGCCGCCGTGGCGGCCAAGGCCATGTTCGTCCATGAGCATCGCGTACGCCGCCATGATGGGGAATGGCGCACCTTCGCCATTCGCGGACTCCCCGTTCTTGACGAGGGTGACACGATCATCGAATGGGTCGGGGTCCATTCGGACATCACCCACCAGCGCGCTGCGGAAGAAACACTGCGCGAGCTCAATGCGACGCTTGAGGCCCGGGTGATCGCCGAGATCGACGAGCGACGTCAGGCAGAAGTCAAGCTGGCCCAGGCGCAGAAGATGGAAACCGTCGGCAAGCTAACCGGAGGCGTTGCGCATGATTTCAACAATCTGCTTCAGGTGATCTCCGGCAACCTCCAGTTACTCGCGAAGGACGTCTCGGGGAACGAGCGCGCCGAAGCCAGACTGACCAATGCCTTGGCAGGGGTCACCCGAGGCTCGAAGCTCGCCAGCCAGCTTCTTGCCTTCGGTCGCAGGCAGGCTCTCGAACCCAAAGTGGTGAATGTCAGCCGCTTCGTGCGCGGCATGGACGACATGCTGCGCCGCGCAATCGGTGAAGGCATCCAACTGGAGACCATCGTTGGCGGTGGTTTGTGGAATACTTATATCGATCCGGTCCAGGTCGAGAACGCCATCCTCAATCTGGCGATCAACTCGCGCGATGCGATGGATGGCCAGGGGCGCCTGACCATCGAAGTCGGGAACGCCCATCTCGACACCGAATATGCACTCACGCACGATGAAGTGACGCCTGGCCAGTACGTGATGCTGGCGGTAAGCGACACAGGGACAGGGATGTCGCGCGAGATCATCGACAAGGTTTTTGAGCCATTCTTCTCGACCAAGGGCGAAGGCAAGGGGTCAGGCCTCGGCCTCTCGATGGTGTACGGCTTCGTCAAGCAATCCGGCGGACACATTAAGATTTATTCGGAGCCGGGCGAAGGCACGACCATAAAGCTGTACCTTCCCCGGTCGATGGAGAGCGAAGATATCGAGGTCCAGGTCGACAATGGGCCGATCGTCGGCGGCACCGAAACCGTTCTGGTGGTCGAGGATGACGAAGAGGTTCGCGCCACCGTTGTCGAGATGCTGACCGATCTTGGCTACCGCGTCCTGAAGGCGCCCGATGCGGGGGCCGCGCTGATCGTGATCGAAAGCGGCGTACCAATCGACCTGTTGTTCACCGACGTCGTCATGCCCGGCACCCTCAAAAGTCCGGAGCTGGCACGCAAGGCGCGAGAACGACTGCCTTGCATCGCCGTGCTGTTCACATCGGGATATACCGAAAATTCGATCGTCCACGGTGGCAAGCTCGATGCCGGGGTGGAATTGCTCTCCAAGCCCTATACACGCGAAGCACTGGCCCGAAGGCTGCGCCACGTGATCGCGAACCAGCGTCAACGAGCCGGCGCCGAGCATCCAGGGCACACTGAAGGGCGTCCGGCCCATGACCAGCAGGTCGTCGACGGCGCCCGTGCCCGCGGACCGCGCACGGTCCTGCTCGTCGAGGACGATCCGTTGATCCGGTTCAATACCGGCGAGATGCTCGAGGACGCCGGCTACGTGGTTGTGGAGGCGGGAAGTGCGGAAGATGCGATGTCAGCCTTGCAGACCGCGCCGATCGACATCCTTGTCAGCGACATAAATCTGCCGGGAAGCTCGGGCATCGATCTTGCCAGCCGCGCCAGGGACCTTCGCCCATCAATTCGCATCGTCTTTGCCTCAGGAGATACCTCCCGGGCTGGTGACATCGATGGCGCGATCTTCCTCGCAAAACCCTACGGAAGCGGAGAACTGACCCAGGCTATGGAAGATGCAATCCGGTCGCCGGCGCCGTCAACCGGTTCCAGACTGAGTTAG
- a CDS encoding response regulator, translating into MREPVAHVRLHSVSDPGKHCRGERRTETHRLGQRIHEAPCIVLIVEDEPLIRMMAEDMVMDAGLIPLCAADAHQALRILADHDDIAILFTDVDLPGDFNGLDLARRVHASGLGLDIIITTGRCEPDESLLPTGAQFLAKPYSGAELLNAIHTAEC; encoded by the coding sequence ATGCGGGAACCGGTAGCACACGTGCGTCTTCATTCAGTATCCGACCCCGGCAAGCATTGTAGGGGCGAACGCAGAACGGAAACTCACAGGTTGGGGCAACGCATTCACGAGGCGCCATGCATAGTCCTCATCGTCGAGGATGAACCTCTCATCCGAATGATGGCCGAGGATATGGTAATGGACGCCGGGCTGATCCCGCTCTGTGCCGCCGACGCGCATCAGGCGCTTCGTATTCTCGCTGATCACGACGATATTGCGATCCTCTTCACCGATGTCGACCTGCCTGGTGATTTCAATGGCCTCGATCTGGCACGCAGGGTTCATGCGAGCGGACTTGGTCTTGATATCATCATCACGACAGGCCGATGCGAGCCGGACGAAAGCCTGCTTCCGACGGGTGCGCAGTTCCTTGCAAAGCCCTATTCGGGAGCGGAGCTGCTAAACGCCATTCACACTGCTGAATGCTGA
- a CDS encoding DUF1328 family protein → MFRWAIIFAVVAVLAALLGFGGVAGLSAGLAKIFLIVALVVLVLGYLFGRGTRAP, encoded by the coding sequence ATGTTTCGCTGGGCAATTATTTTCGCCGTGGTCGCAGTCCTGGCTGCGCTTCTGGGTTTCGGGGGAGTCGCCGGCCTTTCCGCAGGCCTTGCCAAGATCTTCTTGATCGTGGCGCTCGTCGTTCTCGTTCTGGGGTATCTGTTCGGACGCGGTACCAGGGCTCCCTGA
- a CDS encoding DUF3008 family protein, whose translation MPAKSKVQQKAAGAALSAKRGETPRSHLKGASKDMVKSMSEEQLEDLASTKRKGLPEHKD comes from the coding sequence ATGCCCGCAAAATCCAAAGTGCAGCAAAAGGCCGCCGGGGCGGCGCTGTCCGCCAAGCGCGGCGAAACGCCCAGGTCGCATTTGAAAGGAGCCTCAAAGGATATGGTGAAATCCATGAGCGAGGAGCAGCTTGAGGATCTTGCCTCCACCAAGCGCAAAGGGCTGCCTGAACACAAGGACTGA
- a CDS encoding SDR family NAD(P)-dependent oxidoreductase, with the protein MNRFSGKTVIVTGSSSGIGAACARRFAQEGANVTLVARTREKLEAVAADFDPSRTLVCVADVSSRDDVARMVEKTIAKFAGIDVLHSNAGIAVMKSFEDTTPEDWRQTMAIDIDGLFHCAQLALPHLKASKGCIVHTASVSGTGGDWNMTAYNAAKGAVVNFTRALALDLGKFGIRVNAVAPALTESELTRDMLDEEALIAKFHERSALGKHARAEDIAGPVAFLASEDAALVTGAILAVDAGISASNGQPA; encoded by the coding sequence ATGAACCGTTTCAGCGGCAAGACCGTTATTGTCACCGGCTCCAGCTCGGGTATCGGCGCCGCCTGCGCCCGCCGATTTGCGCAGGAAGGTGCGAATGTAACGCTCGTTGCCCGAACCCGCGAAAAGCTTGAGGCGGTCGCTGCCGATTTCGATCCTTCCCGCACCCTCGTATGCGTCGCCGACGTGTCCTCGCGCGATGACGTTGCACGTATGGTCGAGAAAACCATCGCGAAGTTCGCAGGCATCGACGTGCTGCACTCCAATGCCGGCATCGCGGTGATGAAATCCTTCGAAGACACCACGCCCGAAGACTGGCGCCAGACAATGGCGATCGACATCGATGGCTTGTTTCACTGCGCGCAGCTGGCCCTGCCTCACCTGAAGGCCAGCAAGGGCTGTATTGTTCACACCGCTTCGGTGTCGGGCACCGGCGGCGACTGGAACATGACTGCCTACAACGCCGCCAAGGGCGCGGTGGTCAACTTCACCCGCGCACTGGCGCTCGACCTTGGCAAGTTCGGCATCCGCGTCAATGCCGTCGCTCCCGCCCTCACCGAAAGCGAGCTGACCAGGGACATGCTGGACGAAGAAGCGCTGATCGCGAAATTCCACGAACGCTCGGCGCTGGGCAAGCACGCCAGGGCAGAGGACATCGCTGGCCCCGTCGCCTTCCTCGCATCCGAAGATGCGGCGCTGGTGACGGGCGCGATCCTCGCCGTCGATGCGGGGATCTCCGCCTCCAACGGCCAGCCTGCCTGA